A genomic region of Caulobacter vibrioides contains the following coding sequences:
- a CDS encoding medium chain dehydrogenase/reductase family protein gives MSGTAFEMHMARTGGVEVLKGREIVLPPPGPGEARVAIEAAGVAFADIVMRTGLYPGVKAPVTPGYDFVGRIEALGPDVQGFAVGQRVAALTVTGSYASRRNIEARYLVAAPEGALAEALVAGVLNGLTAWQMFHRVAGSTAGEWVLIHGAAGGVGGLLLDLARLSGVRAIGTASAGKKAEVEAKGGIHIDYRAEAVAERALAISGGGVVAAFDHVGGPHLKTASMAALRDGGTAVLYGGYDATKGGKARPAAMIKMLLSDRLSALKLFSGSRGVVGYNVTSWRNARPGPYREDLAKVLGLIADGAIQPKIAKVLPLSEAGEAQALLQSAQLAGKIVLKP, from the coding sequence ATGTCTGGAACGGCGTTCGAGATGCACATGGCCCGGACGGGCGGCGTCGAGGTGCTGAAAGGGCGCGAGATCGTCCTGCCACCGCCGGGTCCCGGTGAGGCGCGGGTGGCGATCGAGGCCGCCGGCGTCGCCTTCGCCGACATCGTGATGCGCACCGGTCTTTATCCGGGCGTGAAGGCCCCGGTGACGCCTGGCTATGACTTCGTTGGCCGGATCGAGGCCCTGGGTCCCGATGTCCAAGGCTTCGCGGTTGGCCAGCGTGTCGCCGCCCTGACGGTGACGGGCTCCTACGCCTCGCGCCGCAATATCGAAGCCCGCTACCTGGTGGCCGCGCCCGAGGGCGCGCTGGCCGAGGCCCTGGTCGCGGGCGTGCTGAACGGGCTGACGGCCTGGCAGATGTTCCATCGGGTCGCGGGCTCGACGGCGGGAGAATGGGTCTTGATCCACGGGGCGGCCGGCGGCGTCGGCGGCCTGCTGCTGGATCTGGCGCGCCTCAGCGGCGTGCGGGCCATTGGGACGGCGTCGGCCGGCAAGAAGGCCGAGGTCGAGGCCAAGGGCGGGATCCATATCGACTATCGCGCCGAAGCCGTCGCCGAGCGGGCGCTGGCGATCTCCGGCGGCGGCGTGGTCGCGGCGTTCGACCATGTGGGCGGCCCGCACCTCAAGACCGCCTCGATGGCCGCGTTGCGCGATGGCGGCACGGCGGTCCTGTACGGCGGCTACGACGCGACCAAGGGCGGCAAGGCGCGTCCCGCCGCCATGATCAAGATGCTGCTGTCTGACCGCCTGTCGGCGTTGAAGCTGTTCAGCGGCAGCCGGGGCGTGGTGGGCTACAACGTCACGTCGTGGCGCAACGCGCGCCCCGGGCCCTATCGCGAGGATCTGGCCAAGGTGCTGGGCTTGATCGCCGACGGCGCGATCCAGCCCAAGATCGCCAAGGTCCTGCCGCTCAGCGAAGCCGGCGAGGCTCAGGCCCTGCTGCAGTCGGCGCAGCTGGCCGGCAAGATCGTGTTGAAACCCTAG